The Bacillota bacterium genome includes a region encoding these proteins:
- a CDS encoding CD1247 N-terminal domain-containing protein: MGDLSSRVAYLKGLAEGLNLEAESKEGRLLKAILDVLGEFAEEVENLRSRLDEQEEYLEDLDEDVAELEERVMQTEEEEEFLEVQCPHCGETVSYAEEELGEEGPMQLRCPNCGELIYRDEEDDEEEEGPPDRR, from the coding sequence GTGGGCGACCTGAGCTCTCGGGTGGCTTACCTCAAAGGACTGGCAGAAGGGCTGAACCTGGAGGCCGAATCCAAGGAAGGCCGGTTGTTGAAGGCCATTCTGGACGTGCTGGGCGAGTTCGCGGAAGAGGTTGAGAACCTGCGCTCGCGGTTGGACGAACAGGAGGAGTACCTGGAAGACCTGGACGAGGATGTAGCCGAACTGGAAGAGCGCGTCATGCAGACGGAGGAAGAGGAAGAGTTCCTGGAAGTGCAGTGCCCCCACTGCGGGGAGACCGTGTCCTACGCGGAGGAAGAGCTGGGGGAAGAGGGCCCCATGCAACTGCGCTGTCCCAACTGCGGGGAACTCATCTATCGGGATGAGGAAGACGACGAGGAAGAAGAAGGGCCTCCCGACCGCCGTTGA
- the gcvH gene encoding glycine cleavage system protein GcvH, translated as MMYPKEFRYTKTHEWAKVEGDLVRVGITNYAQEHLGDIVFVELPEVGREVKQGEAFGVVESVKAVSDCYAPVSGEVVEINEALADKPETLNQDPHGEGWMVVIRMSDPAELNNLMDVAAYEKHCEEEAH; from the coding sequence GTGATGTATCCGAAGGAGTTCCGTTACACCAAGACCCACGAGTGGGCCAAAGTGGAGGGTGACCTGGTGCGGGTGGGCATCACGAATTACGCCCAGGAACACCTGGGGGACATAGTGTTCGTGGAGTTGCCCGAGGTGGGACGCGAGGTCAAGCAGGGTGAGGCCTTCGGGGTAGTGGAGTCGGTGAAGGCGGTGTCGGACTGTTACGCCCCTGTGAGCGGCGAGGTGGTGGAGATCAACGAGGCTCTGGCCGACAAGCCGGAGACCCTCAACCAGGACCCCCACGGGGAAGGTTGGATGGTGGTCATCCGCATGTCCGACCCCGCCGAGCTGAACAATCTGATGGACGTGGCCGCCTACGAGAAGCACTGTGAGGAGGAGGCGCACTGA
- a CDS encoding biotin/lipoate A/B protein ligase family protein — protein MRWRLIRDGYHDGPTNMAVDEAIMRAHAEGRVPPTLRFYGWRPPALSLGYAQHAEREVDLEACRRAGVDVVRRPTGGRAVLHDREVTYSVVISTDLFPGSVVETYRRLSAGLVEGLRILGLPAGVQDGPPRPGLRSAACFDSPSWYELVVADKKVVGSAQVRRWGVLLQHGSILLEFSPAQVVSLLRVPAGWRARLEQDLADHAGGLSQFGKPLTFDEVTAAMTEGFRRALGLELEPGVLSAWEDEQVARLRAEKYATRDWNLLGKLVREDAVGVRHSGDR, from the coding sequence GTGCGCTGGCGTTTGATCCGGGACGGATACCACGATGGCCCCACCAACATGGCGGTGGACGAGGCCATCATGCGGGCACATGCCGAGGGGCGCGTCCCTCCCACTTTGCGGTTTTACGGCTGGCGCCCACCCGCGCTGTCCCTGGGTTACGCCCAGCACGCAGAGCGAGAGGTGGACCTGGAGGCGTGCCGGCGGGCCGGGGTGGACGTGGTCAGGCGGCCCACGGGGGGGCGGGCAGTCCTGCACGACCGCGAGGTCACGTACAGCGTGGTCATATCCACGGACCTCTTTCCCGGGAGCGTGGTGGAGACATACCGCCGGCTCAGTGCCGGGTTGGTGGAGGGGTTGCGGATCCTGGGGTTGCCGGCGGGTGTACAGGACGGGCCCCCACGACCGGGGTTGCGGTCGGCGGCATGTTTTGACAGTCCCTCCTGGTACGAGCTGGTGGTTGCCGACAAGAAGGTGGTGGGGAGTGCCCAGGTGCGGCGCTGGGGAGTATTGCTCCAGCACGGCTCCATCCTGCTGGAATTTTCCCCGGCGCAGGTCGTTTCCCTGCTCCGGGTACCCGCTGGGTGGCGGGCCCGCCTGGAACAGGACCTGGCTGACCACGCCGGGGGTCTGTCCCAGTTCGGCAAGCCGCTAACGTTTGATGAGGTGACGGCGGCCATGACGGAAGGATTCCGCCGCGCCCTGGGGCTGGAACTTGAGCCTGGCGTGCTAAGTGCCTGGGAAGATGAGCAGGTGGCCCGGCTGCGGGCCGAGAAGTACGCAACCCGGGACTGGAACCTGCTGGGTAAACTCGTAAGGGAGGATGCCGTCGGTGTACGACATAGTGGTGATCGGTAG
- a CDS encoding radical SAM protein: MLRPGDGVAMMLRVSLGTAEVLGLRRIRQPHPPTTAYLMWGEKCRRNCAFCAQAREASSRADMLSRVTWPAFPVGEVLSRLPRSGLRRVCVQVVEPGSPRELERGLVPLVAELASCGLPVCVSCFLPSLDLAEVILRAGADGVTLPLDAASRETYRRVKGGSLDAALRHLEKAARAFPGRVGTHLIVGLGESEQEMVGLIGRLVTAGVRIGLFAFTPVPGTPMAHNPPPPLESYRRVQAAHYLIRRGMARPADFSFDQGRLVSFGTSFPPSRLEAVLGEGEAFRTTGCPDCNRPYYNERPGQPVPYNYPHPLDAGQARREVECLLGSLAVADDRSGRAEAGGPRCAGV; encoded by the coding sequence GTGCTGCGCCCTGGGGATGGTGTCGCCATGATGCTGCGGGTGTCCCTGGGCACGGCCGAGGTGCTGGGGTTGCGCCGGATCAGGCAGCCTCATCCCCCCACCACGGCTTACCTCATGTGGGGGGAAAAGTGCCGGCGCAACTGTGCCTTTTGTGCCCAGGCCCGGGAGGCGAGCAGCCGGGCGGACATGCTGTCCCGGGTTACCTGGCCGGCTTTTCCGGTGGGTGAGGTGCTTTCCCGCCTGCCCCGCTCCGGCCTCCGCCGGGTGTGCGTGCAGGTGGTGGAGCCTGGCTCGCCCCGGGAGCTGGAGAGGGGGCTCGTCCCCCTGGTGGCGGAACTTGCCTCCTGTGGGCTCCCGGTGTGCGTCTCCTGCTTTTTGCCCTCCCTGGACCTGGCGGAGGTCATCCTGCGCGCGGGCGCCGATGGAGTGACGCTTCCCCTGGACGCTGCTTCCCGGGAAACCTACCGCCGCGTCAAGGGGGGCTCCCTCGACGCCGCCCTGCGCCACCTGGAGAAGGCGGCGCGGGCCTTCCCGGGGCGGGTGGGGACCCACCTGATCGTCGGGCTGGGGGAAAGCGAGCAGGAAATGGTAGGGCTCATCGGCCGTCTGGTGACCGCCGGGGTGCGGATCGGACTGTTTGCCTTCACCCCTGTGCCCGGTACGCCGATGGCCCATAACCCGCCTCCGCCGCTGGAGAGCTACCGGCGGGTGCAGGCCGCTCACTATCTCATCCGGCGGGGGATGGCTCGGCCAGCGGATTTTTCTTTTGATCAGGGGCGGCTGGTGAGTTTCGGAACGTCCTTCCCTCCGTCGCGCCTTGAGGCAGTGCTGGGAGAGGGGGAGGCGTTCCGGACCACCGGATGCCCCGACTGTAACCGGCCCTATTACAACGAGCGTCCGGGCCAGCCGGTGCCTTACAACTATCCCCACCCCCTGGATGCAGGGCAGGCCCGGCGCGAGGTGGAGTGCCTGCTGGGTTCCCTCGCGGTGGCCGACGACCGTTCCGGCAGGGCGGAAGCGGGTGGTCCGCGGTGCGCTGGCGTTTGA
- a CDS encoding Xaa-Pro peptidase family protein produces MKRLEALRRNMAERELEFLLVTGAANRRYLSGFTGSAGVLLVTPDRCWLVTDFRYFEQARQQAPDWELYPQKGRLTEALAQLLREQGIRRLAFEKEHVTYAQYESLAELGLELVGQAGLVEKLRMTKDEGELEAIRVAAALADAAFAHVLSVIRPGVKEEEVALELEYHMRRAGASAAAFDIIVASGPRSALPHGRASSRRIEPGDFVTIDLGCVVDGYCSDLTRTVVVGRADERQREVYELVARAQRAGLEALRAGRRGSEVDAEAREVIIRAGHGDHFGHGLGHGVGLEVHEAPRLSPQAAGPDEPLLEAGMVLTVEPGVYIPGWGGVRIEDLVVVRQEGCEILSRADKQLIEL; encoded by the coding sequence TTGAAGCGGTTGGAGGCCTTGAGGCGCAACATGGCCGAGCGGGAACTGGAGTTCCTTCTGGTGACGGGAGCGGCCAACCGCCGCTACCTCTCTGGGTTCACGGGTTCGGCGGGAGTCCTGCTGGTGACCCCTGACCGGTGCTGGTTGGTTACCGACTTTCGCTACTTCGAGCAGGCCCGCCAGCAGGCCCCCGACTGGGAACTTTACCCCCAGAAGGGCAGGCTTACGGAAGCCCTGGCCCAGTTGCTCAGGGAACAGGGGATCCGGCGCCTGGCATTCGAGAAGGAGCACGTCACTTACGCCCAGTACGAGAGCCTGGCCGAACTCGGGCTCGAGCTCGTCGGCCAGGCCGGCCTGGTAGAAAAGTTGCGTATGACCAAGGACGAGGGTGAACTGGAAGCCATCCGCGTGGCCGCAGCCCTGGCCGACGCCGCCTTTGCCCACGTCCTCTCCGTGATCAGGCCGGGAGTGAAAGAAGAGGAAGTGGCGCTGGAATTGGAGTATCATATGCGCAGGGCGGGGGCCAGCGCGGCGGCGTTCGACATTATCGTGGCCTCCGGTCCTCGCTCTGCTCTCCCCCACGGGCGGGCCTCTTCCCGACGCATCGAGCCCGGGGATTTCGTGACCATAGATCTGGGGTGCGTGGTGGATGGTTACTGTTCGGACCTCACCCGTACCGTGGTGGTGGGAAGGGCGGACGAGAGACAGAGGGAGGTGTACGAACTCGTGGCCCGGGCCCAGCGGGCAGGATTGGAAGCCCTGCGGGCGGGGCGGCGGGGCTCAGAGGTGGACGCCGAAGCCAGAGAGGTAATCATCCGGGCCGGTCACGGCGACCACTTCGGCCACGGCCTGGGTCACGGGGTCGGCCTGGAGGTGCACGAGGCACCGCGACTCTCCCCGCAGGCGGCCGGGCCGGACGAACCTCTCCTGGAGGCCGGCATGGTGCTGACCGTGGAGCCGGGGGTATACATACCCGGGTGGGGAGGGGTCCGCATCGAGGATCTGGTGGTGGTACGGCAGGAAGGCTGTGAGATCCTGTCCCGGGCTGACAAGCAACTGATAGAGTTGTGA
- the lpdA gene encoding dihydrolipoyl dehydrogenase, with protein MYDIVVIGSGPGGYVAAIRAAQKGARVAVVERRELGGTCLNRGCIPTKALVRSAEVLEMTRRAAEFGVRVSAPEIDLPRVRERRAQVVRQLVDGVERLFASWGVTLVRGTARVSRPGVVEVELPGGGREVLSARHVIIATGSAPEQPPIPREDLRLCMSSDDALDPDHIPESMVIIGGGVLGVEFACLYRAFGCKVDMVKRSPLILPPVDEELSRRMMAILRRQGITVHTGIYVQRVLERDGGRRLVAKDKEGRDVHFDAECVLVAMGRVPDFGGLDLDTLGVKYDRKGIRVGPDMATDVPGVWAIGDVVGRTFLASVASHEGLVAVDNIMGEHRQMDYRSAPYCVFSLPEIAGVGLTERAAREAGHRVKVARFPYSANGRAQALGETEGLVKIVVDEETQQVLGLHILGAGADVLIHEGAVAIRMGATARDLAEIAHAHPTLAETVMEAAEGAAGQSIHLVRVR; from the coding sequence GTGTACGACATAGTGGTGATCGGTAGCGGTCCGGGTGGTTACGTGGCTGCCATCCGGGCTGCCCAGAAGGGAGCCCGGGTGGCCGTGGTGGAACGGCGGGAATTGGGAGGCACGTGCCTCAACCGGGGCTGCATCCCCACCAAGGCCCTGGTGAGGTCGGCCGAGGTGCTGGAGATGACCCGCCGGGCGGCCGAGTTCGGCGTAAGGGTTTCTGCTCCCGAAATCGACCTGCCCCGCGTCAGGGAGCGCCGGGCGCAGGTGGTGAGGCAACTGGTCGACGGCGTGGAGAGGCTTTTCGCCTCCTGGGGGGTTACCCTGGTGAGGGGGACTGCCCGCGTGAGCCGGCCGGGAGTGGTGGAGGTCGAGTTGCCGGGAGGCGGGCGGGAAGTGCTCTCGGCCCGTCACGTCATCATAGCCACCGGATCGGCCCCCGAGCAGCCGCCCATACCCAGAGAAGATCTTCGCCTGTGCATGTCCTCGGACGACGCTCTCGACCCCGATCACATCCCGGAGAGCATGGTGATCATCGGAGGAGGGGTGCTGGGCGTCGAGTTCGCCTGTCTCTACCGGGCTTTTGGCTGCAAGGTGGACATGGTCAAGCGCTCTCCCCTCATCCTGCCGCCGGTGGACGAGGAGCTGTCCCGACGCATGATGGCCATCTTGCGCCGGCAGGGGATCACGGTGCACACGGGGATCTACGTGCAGCGGGTCCTTGAGCGCGACGGGGGACGTCGTCTCGTCGCCAAGGACAAGGAGGGCCGGGACGTGCACTTTGATGCTGAGTGCGTCCTGGTGGCCATGGGCAGGGTACCCGACTTCGGCGGGCTGGACCTTGATACCCTGGGGGTGAAGTACGACCGCAAGGGGATCAGGGTGGGCCCGGACATGGCCACGGATGTGCCCGGGGTGTGGGCAATTGGGGACGTGGTGGGACGCACCTTCCTGGCCTCCGTGGCCTCCCACGAGGGCCTCGTGGCGGTGGACAACATCATGGGTGAGCATCGGCAGATGGATTATCGCAGTGCCCCCTACTGCGTGTTTTCCCTGCCCGAGATCGCCGGGGTGGGCCTCACGGAAAGGGCCGCCCGGGAAGCCGGTCACCGGGTGAAGGTCGCCCGCTTTCCATACTCGGCCAACGGCCGCGCCCAGGCCCTGGGCGAGACCGAGGGGCTGGTCAAGATAGTGGTCGACGAGGAGACACAGCAGGTGCTGGGCCTGCACATCCTGGGGGCCGGGGCGGACGTCCTCATCCACGAGGGGGCCGTGGCCATCAGGATGGGTGCCACCGCCCGCGATCTGGCCGAAATCGCTCACGCCCATCCCACCCTGGCGGAAACGGTGATGGAGGCGGCGGAAGGGGCCGCGGGGCAGTCCATCCACCTGGTCAGGGTGCGTTAA
- the gcvT gene encoding glycine cleavage system aminomethyltransferase GcvT → MEELKKTPLYGNHLKYGGRIIDFAGWALPVQFRSIIEEHHQVRRAAGLFDVSDMGELDIRGPQALDLIQYALTNDMSTLAVNQVRYSPMCNHRGGVVDDLLVYRLGEDHYFLVINAANIEKDYNWIRDLAGRFPGAKVENVSDRVAELALQGPNSEAILGKLAKTDLSAIRYYWCQQSVDVGGVRCMVSRTGYTGEDGFEIFCSPEDAPGLWDTLLEVGDELGLWPCGLGCRDTLRFEAAMPLYGQEMDDDTTPLEAGLGKYVKFDKGDFVGREPLLEEKRTGLRKKLVGLEMVGRGIARTGYPVLKDGEKVGYVTTGSYAPTLDRNLALAFVPPGLSEVDTAVQVEIRGRGVDARVVKTPFYRRREQ, encoded by the coding sequence GTGGAGGAACTGAAGAAGACTCCCTTGTACGGCAACCACCTGAAGTACGGCGGCAGGATCATCGACTTTGCCGGGTGGGCGCTGCCGGTGCAATTTCGTAGCATCATCGAGGAACACCACCAGGTGAGGCGGGCGGCGGGTCTGTTCGACGTGTCGGACATGGGGGAACTGGACATCAGGGGGCCGCAGGCCCTGGACCTGATCCAGTACGCCCTCACCAACGACATGTCCACACTGGCGGTCAACCAGGTGCGTTACTCCCCCATGTGCAACCACCGGGGCGGGGTGGTGGACGATCTCCTGGTCTACCGGCTCGGGGAGGACCACTATTTCCTGGTGATCAACGCCGCCAACATCGAGAAGGACTATAACTGGATCAGGGATCTGGCCGGCCGCTTCCCCGGGGCGAAGGTGGAGAACGTCTCCGACCGGGTGGCGGAACTGGCCCTGCAGGGCCCCAACTCGGAGGCAATCCTGGGGAAGCTGGCGAAAACCGACCTTTCCGCCATCCGCTACTACTGGTGCCAGCAGAGCGTGGACGTGGGCGGAGTCAGGTGTATGGTTTCCCGCACCGGGTACACGGGGGAGGACGGATTCGAGATATTCTGCTCCCCGGAGGATGCGCCCGGGCTTTGGGATACCCTGCTGGAGGTGGGAGACGAGCTGGGGCTGTGGCCCTGTGGCCTGGGTTGCCGGGATACCCTGCGCTTTGAGGCGGCCATGCCCCTGTACGGGCAGGAGATGGACGACGACACCACCCCCCTCGAGGCGGGGCTGGGCAAGTACGTGAAGTTCGACAAGGGTGACTTCGTGGGACGGGAGCCCCTGCTGGAGGAGAAACGCACTGGCCTGCGCAAGAAGCTGGTGGGCCTGGAGATGGTGGGCCGGGGGATCGCACGCACGGGGTATCCCGTGTTGAAGGATGGGGAAAAGGTGGGGTACGTGACCACCGGCTCGTACGCGCCCACCCTGGACAGGAACCTGGCCCTGGCCTTCGTGCCGCCGGGGCTTTCCGAAGTGGACACCGCGGTGCAGGTGGAAATCCGGGGCAGGGGCGTGGACGCGCGCGTGGTGAAGACCCCGTTTTACAGGAGGAGGGAACAGTGA
- the efp gene encoding elongation factor P — translation MISTNDFRPGITVEVDGEIWMVVEAQHVKPGKGSAFVRTRLKNIKTGAVLDRTFAAGERFPQAHVERREMQYLYSTGDQYFFMDTGTYDQIQLGKDRLGDAILYMKENSILYVLMHEGNPIGVELPNFVELEVVETEPGVKGDTATGGTKPARLETGAVVKVPLFVEVGDIIRVDTRTHQYLERV, via the coding sequence GTGATTTCGACCAACGACTTCAGGCCCGGGATCACCGTCGAGGTGGACGGCGAGATCTGGATGGTGGTGGAGGCCCAGCACGTCAAGCCCGGTAAGGGCTCCGCATTCGTGCGCACCCGGCTGAAGAACATCAAGACGGGGGCAGTTCTGGACCGTACCTTTGCCGCAGGGGAACGGTTCCCCCAGGCCCACGTGGAGCGGCGGGAGATGCAATACCTGTACAGCACCGGAGACCAGTATTTCTTTATGGATACTGGTACCTACGATCAGATCCAGTTGGGCAAGGACCGGTTGGGCGACGCCATCCTCTACATGAAGGAGAATTCCATCCTCTATGTGCTCATGCACGAGGGGAATCCCATCGGGGTGGAACTCCCCAACTTCGTAGAACTGGAAGTGGTGGAGACTGAGCCCGGCGTAAAGGGGGATACTGCCACCGGGGGGACGAAGCCCGCCCGGCTGGAAACGGGAGCGGTGGTGAAGGTTCCCCTCTTCGTGGAAGTGGGGGACATCATCCGGGTGGATACCCGCACCCACCAGTACCTTGAGCGGGTTTAG
- a CDS encoding radical SAM protein, whose translation MIEVAPVPGEVLARAWEVRQSFSPVLAVDRPRDTVPVSVTGTACGLECAHCGGHYLRGMRGTGEVPVPGARSYLVSGGCDLRGRVPLHCHLDVLARLRATGARLNLHTGLVGDEEARLLAPYAAVASLDWVVHGPTVREVSGLPVGREGYLRAYRALERHLPVVPHLCIGLRGGRIEGEWEALDLLAELQPGAAVFLVFIPTPGTRYAACSPPPAEEVARVLARARILLPRTQIALGCMRPGGSYRHRLDPLAVAAGVNRIVMPAPAALKEAARRGLSLEETRECCALGMVSP comes from the coding sequence ATGATTGAGGTGGCACCCGTCCCGGGGGAGGTCCTGGCGCGTGCATGGGAGGTGCGGCAGTCCTTCTCGCCCGTGCTGGCCGTGGACCGTCCCCGGGACACGGTGCCCGTGAGTGTGACGGGCACCGCCTGCGGGCTGGAATGTGCCCATTGCGGCGGCCATTACCTGAGAGGTATGCGGGGCACCGGGGAGGTCCCCGTGCCCGGCGCCCGGAGTTACCTGGTGAGCGGCGGCTGCGACCTCCGCGGCCGGGTCCCCCTCCACTGCCACCTCGATGTGCTGGCACGGCTGCGGGCCACTGGTGCACGCCTGAACCTGCATACGGGCCTGGTGGGCGATGAGGAAGCCCGCCTCCTGGCCCCCTATGCGGCGGTGGCGTCTCTGGATTGGGTGGTGCACGGCCCCACTGTGCGGGAAGTGAGCGGTCTTCCCGTGGGCAGGGAAGGCTACCTGCGTGCCTATCGGGCCCTGGAACGTCATTTGCCGGTTGTACCCCACCTGTGCATCGGGTTGCGGGGAGGACGGATCGAGGGGGAGTGGGAGGCCCTCGACCTCTTGGCGGAACTGCAGCCAGGGGCGGCGGTATTCCTGGTGTTCATACCCACACCGGGTACGCGCTATGCGGCCTGTTCTCCTCCTCCCGCCGAGGAGGTGGCCCGGGTACTGGCCCGAGCCCGCATCCTTCTGCCCCGTACGCAGATCGCCCTGGGATGCATGCGGCCAGGAGGCAGCTATCGGCACCGGCTCGATCCCCTCGCCGTAGCGGCGGGGGTGAACCGCATCGTGATGCCGGCGCCGGCCGCCCTGAAGGAGGCGGCCAGGCGCGGCCTGTCCCTGGAGGAGACGCGGGAGTGCTGCGCCCTGGGGATGGTGTCGCCATGA
- the gcvPA gene encoding aminomethyl-transferring glycine dehydrogenase subunit GcvPA — protein sequence MDFIPNTDRNREEMLRAIGVGSLEELFADIPPEARLDRPLRLPEPMAELELQQHMLELADKNTHLGHLVCFAGAGIYDHYIPAVVDHVISRSEFYTAYTPYQPEVSQAVLQSIFEYQTMICELTGMDVSQASHYDGATALAEAGLISCSTTGRRHIVVSSTVHPEYRRVLHTYAAGANLKVTEVAYRDGVSDLEDLERVLADDPACLLVHHPNFFGCLEPVQEMSGLIHGRGGLFVVAASPISLGLLAPPASYGADIAVGEGQALGNPPSFGGPTFGYFAVTEKLVRRLPGRVVGATVDSRGQRGFVLTLQTREQHIRREKATSNICSNEALNALAATVYLAMMGKRGVREVAELCLKKAHYARDVIAALPGFTPAFGSPFFMEFVVRCPCSPVELVKRATARGILPGVALGRFYPELDDCLLVAVTEKRSRAQIDALAKVLEGCA from the coding sequence ATGGACTTCATCCCCAACACGGACCGCAACCGGGAGGAGATGTTGCGGGCCATCGGGGTGGGGTCGCTGGAGGAACTCTTCGCCGACATCCCTCCGGAGGCCCGGCTGGACCGCCCCCTGCGGCTGCCGGAGCCCATGGCGGAGCTGGAACTCCAGCAGCACATGCTGGAGCTGGCCGACAAGAACACCCACCTGGGGCACCTGGTATGCTTCGCGGGGGCGGGCATTTACGACCACTACATTCCCGCCGTGGTTGACCACGTCATCTCGCGCTCGGAATTCTACACCGCTTACACGCCGTACCAGCCCGAGGTCAGCCAGGCGGTGCTACAGTCCATATTCGAGTACCAGACCATGATTTGTGAACTCACGGGGATGGATGTGTCCCAGGCCTCCCACTACGACGGGGCCACCGCCCTGGCTGAAGCGGGGCTCATCTCGTGCAGCACCACGGGGCGGCGCCACATCGTGGTATCGTCCACCGTTCACCCCGAGTACCGGCGGGTGCTGCACACCTATGCCGCGGGCGCCAACCTGAAGGTGACGGAAGTGGCCTACCGGGACGGCGTCTCCGACCTGGAGGACTTGGAGCGGGTGCTGGCGGACGACCCCGCCTGCCTGCTGGTGCACCATCCCAACTTCTTCGGCTGCCTGGAACCGGTGCAGGAGATGAGCGGGCTGATCCACGGGCGGGGTGGCCTGTTTGTGGTGGCGGCTTCCCCCATCAGCCTGGGCCTCCTGGCCCCGCCCGCCAGCTACGGGGCGGACATCGCCGTGGGCGAGGGGCAGGCCCTGGGCAATCCCCCGTCCTTCGGAGGGCCCACCTTCGGTTACTTTGCCGTGACCGAGAAGCTGGTGCGGCGCCTGCCCGGGCGGGTGGTGGGTGCCACCGTGGATTCCCGCGGGCAGCGGGGGTTCGTGCTCACCCTGCAGACCCGGGAGCAGCACATCAGGCGGGAGAAGGCCACGTCCAACATCTGCTCCAACGAGGCCCTCAACGCCCTGGCGGCCACCGTTTACCTGGCCATGATGGGGAAGCGGGGGGTCAGGGAAGTCGCCGAACTGTGTTTGAAGAAGGCACACTACGCCCGGGATGTCATCGCGGCCCTGCCCGGGTTCACGCCCGCCTTCGGGTCCCCCTTCTTCATGGAGTTCGTGGTGCGGTGCCCCTGCTCGCCCGTCGAACTGGTCAAGCGGGCGACGGCCAGGGGCATCCTTCCCGGGGTGGCGCTGGGTCGCTTCTATCCCGAACTGGATGACTGCCTGCTGGTGGCGGTGACCGAAAAACGGAGCAGGGCCCAGATCGACGCCCTGGCCAAAGTACTGGAGGGATGCGCATGA
- the gcvPB gene encoding aminomethyl-transferring glycine dehydrogenase subunit GcvPB — translation MKGPEPLIFELSSPGRKAHSLPACDVPEKDPESLIPSGFLRTSEPDLPEVSEVDVVRHYTRLSQLNHGVDIGFYPLGSCTMKYSPKVNEWASRLPGLAWLHPYQPEELVQGALQLMYELQQYLAEIGGVDKVSLQPAAGAHGELTGLLIIQAYHRHRGEQRDKIIIPDSAHGTNPASAAMTGCRIVEVKSDSRGGVDLGELEKVLDERVAALMLTNPNTLGLFDENIVRIARMVHEKGGLLYYDGANANAIMGFSRPGDMGFDVVHFNLHKTFSTPHGGGGPGSGPVGVKEKLIPFLPVPTVGFDGQRYFLEYDRPLSIGKVKAFYGNFGVAVKAYAYIRALGGEGLKRVSENAVLNANYVMRKLQQWYDLPYDRHCKHEFVVNPRRIKDRTGVKTLDIAKRLLDYGVHPPTVYFPLIVDEALMVEPTETESQESLDYFVWALGQIAEEAEREPEKVKTAPHTTPVGRLDEAGAARRPVLRWRRGG, via the coding sequence ATGAAGGGCCCGGAACCCCTCATTTTCGAACTCAGTTCGCCGGGACGGAAGGCACACTCCCTCCCCGCCTGTGACGTGCCGGAGAAGGACCCAGAGTCCCTCATCCCTTCCGGATTCTTGCGCACGTCCGAACCCGACCTGCCGGAAGTGTCCGAGGTGGATGTGGTCAGGCACTACACCCGCCTGAGCCAGCTCAACCACGGGGTAGACATCGGCTTTTACCCCCTGGGCTCGTGCACCATGAAATACAGTCCCAAGGTGAACGAGTGGGCCTCGCGCCTGCCCGGTCTGGCCTGGCTGCACCCGTACCAGCCCGAGGAACTGGTGCAGGGGGCTTTGCAGCTCATGTACGAGTTGCAGCAGTACCTGGCCGAGATCGGCGGGGTGGACAAGGTATCCCTGCAGCCGGCGGCGGGCGCCCATGGCGAGCTGACCGGCCTGCTCATCATCCAGGCCTACCACCGGCACCGGGGCGAGCAGCGCGACAAGATCATCATCCCCGATTCCGCCCACGGCACCAACCCGGCCTCGGCGGCCATGACCGGATGCCGCATCGTGGAGGTCAAGTCGGACAGCCGGGGCGGTGTGGACCTGGGTGAACTGGAAAAGGTCCTGGACGAGCGGGTGGCGGCGCTCATGCTCACCAACCCCAACACCCTGGGGTTGTTTGACGAGAACATCGTACGCATAGCCCGCATGGTGCACGAGAAGGGCGGCCTGCTGTACTACGACGGAGCCAACGCCAATGCCATCATGGGCTTCTCCCGACCCGGGGACATGGGGTTCGACGTGGTGCATTTCAACCTGCACAAGACCTTCTCCACGCCGCACGGGGGCGGGGGTCCGGGTTCCGGGCCCGTGGGGGTGAAGGAAAAGCTGATCCCGTTCCTCCCCGTGCCCACGGTGGGCTTCGATGGCCAGCGCTACTTCCTGGAGTACGACCGGCCCCTCAGCATCGGGAAGGTGAAGGCCTTCTACGGCAACTTCGGGGTGGCGGTGAAGGCCTACGCCTACATCCGGGCCCTGGGTGGCGAGGGCCTCAAGCGGGTGTCGGAGAACGCGGTGCTCAACGCCAACTACGTGATGCGCAAGCTCCAGCAGTGGTACGACCTGCCCTACGACCGCCACTGCAAGCACGAGTTCGTGGTCAACCCGCGCCGCATCAAGGACCGGACCGGCGTCAAAACCCTGGACATCGCCAAGCGGCTGCTCGATTACGGTGTGCATCCGCCCACGGTGTACTTCCCGCTCATTGTGGACGAGGCCCTCATGGTGGAGCCCACCGAGACGGAGAGCCAGGAGAGCCTGGACTACTTCGTGTGGGCCCTGGGGCAGATTGCCGAAGAAGCGGAGCGGGAGCCGGAGAAGGTCAAGACGGCCCCCCACACCACCCCGGTGGGTCGTCTGGACGAGGCGGGAGCGGCCCGCCGGCCCGTGCTGCGCTGGAGGCGAGGCGGCTGA